The Noviherbaspirillum saxi genome includes a window with the following:
- a CDS encoding isochorismatase family cysteine hydrolase — MTTTYDPKLTALLCIDLYNDFLSEGGKLFPWVKDIAQENNMLENLRTIVKTARAAGIAIYHVPHHRSQPGDYETWKYPSPYQLGTAKGQVFAKDTWGGSFHDDFQVQQGDIVATEHWASSGFPNTDLEHQLKRFGKEKIICIGLLANTCLEATARIGMELGFHVTLVRDATAARSHEALRAALDINAPTYAHEILTTAELVAAISRTTPI; from the coding sequence ATGACCACCACGTACGACCCCAAGCTCACGGCTCTGCTGTGCATTGACCTATACAACGATTTTCTCAGTGAGGGTGGCAAGCTGTTCCCATGGGTGAAAGACATCGCCCAGGAGAACAACATGCTCGAGAATCTGCGCACTATCGTCAAGACGGCACGTGCGGCAGGAATCGCCATCTATCACGTGCCTCACCATCGCTCGCAGCCGGGAGACTATGAAACCTGGAAGTATCCATCGCCCTACCAGTTGGGTACTGCCAAGGGACAAGTCTTCGCCAAGGACACTTGGGGCGGCTCGTTCCATGACGACTTCCAGGTCCAGCAAGGCGACATCGTCGCTACCGAGCACTGGGCGTCAAGCGGTTTTCCGAACACAGACCTCGAACACCAACTCAAGCGCTTCGGCAAGGAAAAGATCATCTGCATCGGACTACTGGCCAACACCTGTTTGGAAGCGACCGCCCGCATCGGCATGGAACTGGGCTTTCACGTTACGCTAGTGCGTGATGCCACAGCAGCGCGATCCCACGAGGCGCTGCGCGCGGCCCTGGATATTAATGCTCCGACCTATGCCCACGAGATCCTCACCACCGCGGAACTCGTCGCTGCCATCAGTAGGACGACGCCAATCTGA